The following coding sequences are from one Chanos chanos chromosome 12, fChaCha1.1, whole genome shotgun sequence window:
- the LOC115825550 gene encoding perforin-1-like, producing the protein MPVKWFYLIFWWACHLQFSQVISEEQELGTPEQCKEANFVPGYNFGGEGFDIVTMERKGSYVIDMEKWDKGNGTCILRSNTFMNKVKQKLPAAVVDWRAQSQCSMKVSSRVYESSESLVNDSTSSVSNNWKVGLDLKIVGGASFGGTHSREATHAMKKSKEDKYSFTKHEIKCNFYRYGISRKPPLHENFLEAIKSLPKFYDAKAYHQVVDTYGTHYTSKVTLGGKMKAITAIKSCQASMSGLTDTAVKDCLDVEASGTYKSVTLKAEFRRCQELKKKMGTQQSFTSMFNDRETEIIGGNINGEDLLFSIKSQPSTLNAWLGSLKTIPDVVIYSLKPLHFLLDKKHPARYGLKRAVEKYIKNNALQNVCSEKCKIGRQCSARDRCACVCNRSKNIHSNCCPAGKGLATLKVCGLRAKGLYGDVTSKTDGSVKVSYGSTIKRTEVIMNNDNPRWPETFEFGPIQISMATKLTFEVYDADTYWNSDLLGKCSFDLRSGKVTDTCMFKYGTFFFSYVVECAPSLRGPKCEEYGSSPMEPSLAKIFHSRNGILAKDLWKLELGQNYTNEFSIWSHKGR; encoded by the exons ATGCCGGTGAAGTGGTTTTACCTCATCTTCTGGTGGGCATGCCACCTTCAGTTTTCCCAAGTCATCTCTGAGGAGCAAGAACTTGGCACTCCAGAACAGTGTAAAGAAGCAAATTTTGTCCCTGGATACAACTTTGGTGGTGAAGGTTTTGACATTGTGACAATGGAGAGAAAAGGCTCCTACGTCATTGACATGGAAAAATGGGACAAAGGAAACGGCACATGCATATTAAGGAGCAACACGTTTATGAACAAAGTGAAGCAGAAATTGCCTGCTGCTGTGGTGGACTGGAGAGCACAGTCTCAGTGCTCCATGAAGGTCTCCAGCAGGGTCTATGAATCCAGCGAGTCACTTGTCAACGATTCCACTTCATCGGTCAGTAATAACTGGAAAGTTGGTCTGGATCTAAAAATAGTGGGTGGGGCATCTTTTGGGGGAACTCACTCCAGAGAGGCAACACATGCCATGAAGAAATCCAAGGAAGACAAGTACAGTTTTACCAAACATGAGATCAAATGCAACTTTTACAG ATACGGAATAAGCCGTAAACCCCCTCTGCATGAAAACTTTCTCGAAGCCATTAAAAGCCTTCCAAAATTTTATGATGCTAAGGCCTACCACCAAGTAGTTGACACTTATGGCACTCATTACACTTCCAAGGTTACCCTGGGTGGGAAAATGAAAGCCATTACAGCAATCAAATCCTGCCAGGCTTCTATGAGTGGGTTAACAGACACTGCAGTGAAAGACTGCTTGGACGTTGAGGCTTCTGGAACGTATAAGAGTGTAACTCTGAAGGCAGAATTCCGGCGCTGTCAGGaactgaagaagaagatggGCACTCAACAGAGTTTCACCAGTATGTTCAATGACCGTGAAACAGAAATCATTGGAGGGAACATCAACGGAGAGGATCTGTTGTTTTCGATCAAATCCCAACCCAGTACTCTTAATGCATGGTTGGGGTCATTGAAGACCATACCAGACGTGGTCATATACTCTCTCAAGCCACTTCACTTTCTTTTAGATAAAAAACATCCTGCCAGGTATGGACTGAAGAGAGCAGTGGAGAAATACATCAAGAACAATGCATTACAAAACGTTTGCTCTGAAAAATGTAAGATCGGAAGGCAGTGCAGTGCTAGGGATcgttgtgcttgtgtgtgtaacaggagtAAAAATATTCACTCTAACTGCTGTCCTGCTGGAAAAGGTCTTGCCACACTCAAAGTCTGTGGGCTCAGGGCCAAAGGTTTATATGGAGATGTAACAAGTAAAACAGATGGCTCTGTGAAGGTGTCATATGGTTCTACAATTAAGCGTACTGAAGTGATTATGAATAATGACAATCCCCGTTGGCCGGAGACATTTGAGTTTGGGCCCATTCAAATTTCCATGGCAACTAAACTCACATTTGAAGTCTATGATGCAGACACTTATTGGAACAGTGATCTCCTGGGAAAATGTTCTTTCGATCTTAGAAGTGGTAAGGTGACTGATACTTGTATGTTTAAGTATGGCACCTTCTTCTTTTCCTACGTTGTGGAATGTGCTCCCAGTCTAAGAGGTCCAAAATGTGAGGAATATGGTTCCTCACCCATGGAACCCTCACTGGCCAAGATATTCCACTCCAGAAATGGCATTCTGGCTAAAGATCTGTGGAAGCTGGAGTTAGGGCAGAATTACACCAATGAATTCAGCATTTGGAGTCATAAGGGCAGgtag